One window from the genome of Hippopotamus amphibius kiboko isolate mHipAmp2 chromosome 13, mHipAmp2.hap2, whole genome shotgun sequence encodes:
- the LZTFL1 gene encoding leucine zipper transcription factor-like protein 1 yields MAELGLNEHHQNEVINYMRFARSKRGLRLKTVDSCFQDLKESRLVEETFTVDEVSEVLNGLQAVVHSEVESELINTAYTNVLLLRQLFSQAEKWYLRLQTDISELENRELLEQVAEFEKAEFTSSNKKPIIDNIKPKLAPLNEGGTAELLNKEILRLQEENEKLKSRLKTVETQATNALDEKSKLERALRDLQLDQGNQKDFIKAQDLSDLENTVAALKSEFQKTLNDQTENQKSLEENLVTAKHDLLRVQEQLSMAEKELEKKFQQTAAYRNMKEILTKKNDQIKDLRKRLAKYEPED; encoded by the exons ATG GCAGAGTTGGGTCTAAATGAGCACCATCAAAATGAAGTTATTAATTATATGCGTTTTGCTCGCTCAAAAAGAGGCTTGAGACTCAAAACTGTAGATTCCTGCTTCCAAGACCTCAAGGAGAGCAG GCTGGTGGAGGAGACCTTCACCGTAGATGAAGTCTCTGAAGTCCTGAATGGATTACAGGCCGTGGTCCACAGTGAGGTGGAGTCTGAGCTCATCAACACTGCCTACACCAATGTGCTACTTCTGCGGCAGCTTTTCTCACAAGCTGAGAAGTGGTACCTCAGGCTACAGACAGACATCTCTGAACTTGAAAACAG AGAATTATTGGAACAAGTGGCAGAATTTGAAAAAGCAGAATTTACATCTTCAAATAAAAAG CCCATCATAGATAACATAAAGCCAAAACTTGCTCCGCTTAATGAAGGCGGAACAGCAGAACTCCTAAACAAG GAAATTTTAAGACTGcaagaagagaatgagaaattaaAGTCAAGGCTGAAGACCGTTGAAACACAG GCAACAAATGCATTGGATGAGAAGTCAAAACTAGAAAGAGCACTGCGAGATTTACAGCTTGATCAAGGAAATCAAAAG gATTTTATAAAGGCCCAAGATTTGAGTGACTTGGAAAATACAGTTGCTGCCTTAAAGAGCGAGTTTCAAAAGACACTTAATGACCAGACAGAAAACCAGAAGTCCCTGGAGGAGAATCTAGTGACGGCCAAGCATGACCTACTCAGGGTGCAGGAGCAGCTGAGCATGGCTGAAAAG GAATTAGAGAAGAAATTCCAACAAACAGCAGCTTATCGAAACATGAAAGAGATTCTTACCAAGAAGAATGACCAAATCAAAGACCTGAGGAAAAGACTGGCAAA ATACGAGCCCGAAGATTAA